Proteins from a genomic interval of Pseudomonas sp. RC10:
- a CDS encoding gamma-glutamyltransferase family protein produces the protein MLNFSAHDYPYPSQRQSVFARRGMIAASQPLAAQAGMEMLQKGGNAIDAAIATAAALTVVEPTGCGIGGDAFALVWTQGQLHGLNANGHAPAALSIEAVKAAGHTEMPLYGWTPVTVPGCPSAWAELSRRFGKLPFVDLLQPAISLARDGFPLSPVVAHQWQKAFDEFSPHRDAVLDSWFDTFLIDGRAPKAGELFRNPAQARTLEELATTQCESLYRGALAQRIDAHSRATGGYLRAEDLAAFRPQWVDPISVNYRGYDVWEIPPSGQGLVALMTLKILEGFDFDHRDSQQTWHRQLEAMKLAYSDGLHHITDPLHMRVAVEELLSDRYSDARRALIADHAQAPTPGDPHASGTVYLATADAEGNMVSFIQSNYHGFGSGVVLPDSGLALQNRGQEFSLDPAHANCLVPGKKTFHTIIPGFITKDGEAVGPFGVMGGYMQPQGHVQMVMNLVDFGLNPQAALDAPRWQWLGGMKVGIEQGASKALAAGLARRGHDISIAFDSTEFGRGQIIVRDPGTGVLCGGTEPRADSTIVAW, from the coding sequence ATGTTGAATTTTTCTGCCCACGACTATCCGTATCCGTCCCAACGCCAGAGCGTTTTTGCCCGCCGAGGCATGATCGCCGCATCGCAACCGCTGGCCGCTCAGGCAGGGATGGAAATGCTGCAAAAAGGCGGCAACGCCATCGACGCCGCGATTGCCACGGCCGCGGCCCTGACCGTCGTCGAACCTACCGGCTGCGGCATCGGCGGTGACGCGTTTGCGTTGGTCTGGACCCAGGGCCAACTGCACGGCCTGAACGCCAACGGCCATGCCCCAGCGGCGTTGAGCATCGAGGCCGTGAAAGCGGCCGGCCACACCGAGATGCCCCTGTACGGCTGGACGCCGGTCACCGTGCCCGGCTGCCCCTCGGCTTGGGCTGAACTGTCTCGACGGTTTGGCAAGTTGCCGTTCGTTGATCTGCTGCAACCGGCAATCAGCCTGGCCCGGGACGGTTTTCCGCTGTCACCCGTGGTCGCCCATCAATGGCAAAAAGCGTTCGACGAATTCAGTCCCCATCGGGACGCAGTGCTGGACAGCTGGTTCGACACCTTTCTGATCGACGGCCGGGCGCCGAAAGCCGGAGAACTGTTTCGCAACCCGGCGCAGGCGCGCACCCTTGAAGAACTGGCCACCACCCAATGCGAGAGCCTGTATCGCGGCGCGCTGGCGCAGCGCATCGACGCTCATTCGCGAGCCACGGGCGGCTATTTGCGCGCTGAAGACCTCGCCGCGTTTCGCCCGCAGTGGGTCGATCCGATCAGCGTCAATTACCGGGGCTACGACGTCTGGGAAATCCCGCCCAGCGGCCAGGGCCTCGTGGCGCTGATGACGCTGAAGATCCTCGAAGGCTTCGATTTCGACCATCGCGACAGCCAGCAGACTTGGCACCGTCAACTTGAGGCGATGAAGCTGGCCTACAGCGACGGCCTGCACCACATCACCGACCCATTGCACATGCGCGTCGCGGTCGAGGAGTTGCTCAGCGACCGTTACAGCGATGCACGGAGGGCCTTGATCGCCGATCACGCCCAGGCGCCAACACCGGGCGATCCCCACGCCAGCGGCACGGTCTACCTGGCCACCGCCGATGCCGAGGGCAACATGGTCTCGTTCATCCAGAGCAACTACCACGGCTTCGGCTCCGGCGTGGTGCTGCCCGACAGCGGGCTGGCGTTGCAGAACCGGGGGCAAGAATTCAGCCTCGATCCCGCGCACGCCAATTGTCTGGTCCCTGGCAAGAAAACCTTTCACACGATCATTCCGGGGTTTATCACCAAGGACGGCGAAGCAGTGGGGCCGTTTGGCGTGATGGGCGGTTACATGCAGCCTCAAGGGCACGTGCAGATGGTCATGAACCTGGTGGATTTTGGCCTCAACCCCCAAGCGGCCCTCGACGCACCGCGCTGGCAGTGGTTGGGCGGGATGAAAGTTGGCATCGAACAGGGCGCGTCAAAAGCGTTGGCAGCGGGATTGGCGCGCCGGGGCCACGACATCAGCATCGCTTTTGACTCCACGGAATTCGGACGCGGGCAGATCATCGTGCGGGACCCGGGCACAGGCGTGCTATGCGGCGGCACCGAGCCCCGGGCTGACTCCACCATCGTGGCGTGGTAA
- a CDS encoding GntR family transcriptional regulator: MKVLRQASSLRHQVQDALRNEIISGRFKPGDRLVEQQLYTALDVSRTSLREALRQLEAEGLVEQVPHRGAYVASVDAKDAVQIYDVRGALEVLAVRNFVRYATDEDVGELSEVFDEFAEQSRTTSVDGTALLDIKRRFYHVLLDIEQSRVVGGMLEQLNNRVSLLRALSLGREGRMPHTLAELKEIVRNIQLRDEEGACAAALLHVENASKNVLELLAATGVHAVQ; encoded by the coding sequence ATGAAAGTACTACGTCAGGCGTCGTCCTTGCGGCATCAAGTGCAGGATGCACTGCGCAATGAAATCATCTCGGGGCGGTTCAAGCCTGGGGATCGTCTGGTGGAACAACAGCTGTACACCGCGCTGGACGTTAGCCGCACCTCGTTGCGTGAAGCATTGCGGCAACTGGAAGCGGAAGGGCTGGTGGAACAAGTGCCCCATCGCGGCGCCTACGTGGCCTCGGTGGATGCCAAGGACGCCGTGCAGATCTACGATGTACGCGGCGCGCTGGAAGTCCTCGCCGTGCGCAACTTCGTGCGCTACGCCACCGACGAAGACGTCGGCGAACTGAGCGAAGTCTTCGACGAATTCGCCGAACAGTCCCGCACCACCAGCGTCGACGGAACAGCCCTGCTGGACATCAAACGCCGCTTCTACCACGTCCTCCTCGACATCGAACAAAGCCGCGTCGTCGGCGGCATGCTCGAACAACTCAACAACCGCGTCAGCCTCCTGCGCGCCCTGTCCCTGGGCCGCGAAGGCCGCATGCCCCACACCCTGGCCGAACTCAAGGAAATCGTCCGCAACATCCAACTGCGCGACGAAGAAGGCGCCTGCGCCGCCGCACTGCTCCACGTCGAAAACGCCTCCAAAAACGTGCTTGAACTGTTGGCGGCAACTGGGGTGCACGCGGTGCAATAA
- a CDS encoding NIPSNAP family protein, giving the protein MIVELRTYHCAPGRLPALHDRFTSITLGFFDKYGIKQVGFWTNLSGPTNQSLTYLLQWESLAERETKWNAFQADPEWVEKRNATEAQKIIVERVEVQFMTPTAYSALR; this is encoded by the coding sequence ATGATTGTTGAATTGCGCACTTATCACTGTGCTCCCGGCCGTTTGCCCGCTTTGCATGACCGGTTTACCAGCATTACGCTGGGGTTTTTCGATAAGTATGGGATCAAGCAGGTCGGGTTCTGGACGAATCTGTCGGGGCCGACGAATCAGTCGCTGACGTATCTGTTGCAGTGGGAGAGCCTAGCGGAGCGGGAGACGAAGTGGAATGCGTTTCAAGCAGATCCGGAGTGGGTGGAGAAGCGCAATGCGACGGAGGCGCAGAAGATTATCGTGGAGCGGGTTGAGGTGCAGTTTATGACGCCTACGGCGTATTCGGCGTTGCGGTAG
- a CDS encoding NAD(P)-dependent oxidoreductase, whose translation MTQPQRIGFIGLGMMGTPMTACLAKAGFQLFLADADAGRLRDVQATLNASALTPENAQSLDILITMLPNSNIVENVLLGEGGWAASLAPQAVVIDMSSSEPARSRDLGQKLKTLNLQYLDAPVSGGVKRAVDGSLAILVGGNAEVMQQCRPVLDAMGKNILHIGDAGSGHAAKALNNFVSAAGLMATVEALHVAKRFGIDPGVMVDVLNASSGGSNTSLNKAKQFMLSGTFGSGFSMQLMNKDLKIAKGLSDALEYPMIFGQSAIKVWNDVAQDATPTTDHTEMYRMLAKEGE comes from the coding sequence ATGACGCAACCCCAACGTATCGGCTTTATCGGACTGGGCATGATGGGCACGCCCATGACCGCCTGCCTGGCCAAAGCCGGCTTTCAACTGTTCCTCGCCGACGCCGATGCCGGGCGCCTGCGTGATGTGCAGGCGACCCTCAACGCCAGCGCGCTGACCCCCGAAAACGCCCAGTCACTCGACATCCTCATCACCATGCTGCCGAACTCGAACATTGTCGAGAACGTGTTGCTCGGCGAAGGCGGGTGGGCGGCATCCCTGGCGCCACAGGCCGTGGTGATCGACATGAGCTCTTCAGAGCCTGCCCGTTCCCGTGATCTTGGCCAGAAACTCAAGACCCTCAACCTTCAATACCTCGATGCCCCCGTTTCGGGCGGCGTGAAACGTGCCGTGGACGGCAGCCTGGCGATTCTGGTTGGCGGTAATGCCGAGGTCATGCAGCAATGCCGCCCGGTGCTTGACGCCATGGGCAAGAACATTCTGCACATCGGCGACGCCGGGTCGGGGCACGCCGCCAAGGCACTGAACAATTTCGTCTCGGCTGCGGGCCTGATGGCCACCGTCGAGGCGCTACACGTCGCCAAGCGCTTCGGCATCGACCCCGGCGTCATGGTCGATGTGCTCAATGCCTCCAGCGGTGGCAGCAACACCTCGTTGAACAAGGCCAAGCAATTCATGCTCAGCGGCACCTTCGGTTCGGGCTTCTCCATGCAGTTGATGAACAAGGACCTGAAGATCGCCAAGGGCCTGTCGGATGCGCTGGAGTATCCGATGATTTTCGGCCAGAGCGCGATCAAGGTCTGGAACGACGTGGCGCAGGATGCAACGCCGACCACCGACCACACCGAGATGTACCGCATGCTGGCCAAAGAAGGCGAGTGA
- a CDS encoding aldehyde dehydrogenase family protein, which translates to MSNAAKFYIDGRWVEPASPSWFDVIDPATETVVERLALGDASDVNRAVAAARKALPYYARTSVAERIALLKRVVSIYERRQEEFAQAMRIEMGSPITFSRKFQVPRGWLHLNQLIEVLQRFQFEEAQGSTLIRHEPVGVCGLITPWNWPINQIVVKVGPALAAGCTMVLKPSEYSPLSSLLFAEVLDEAGVPPGVFNLVNGDGPGVGAALSAHPDIDMLSFTGSTRAGVLVAKSAADTVKRVAQELGGKSANILLDDVNLQDAVTRGVAACFTNSGQSCSIPTRMLIPRSLMDDAIQIARTAAEGYSVGATTDESTQLGPLVNRAQFRRVQTLIQSGIDEGAQLVTGGVGLPSGIEKGYYAKPTVFAYVASGMTIAQEEIFGPVLSMIPYDSEADAIAIANGTHYGLAAYVQSGDQERARRVARQLQAGSVHLNYPPADFAAPFGGVKRSGNGREWGEYGLREYLEVKSLVGYGN; encoded by the coding sequence ATGTCAAACGCCGCCAAGTTTTACATCGACGGACGCTGGGTCGAACCCGCATCCCCTTCATGGTTCGACGTCATCGACCCGGCCACCGAGACCGTGGTCGAGCGCCTGGCGCTGGGCGATGCCTCCGACGTTAACCGGGCCGTGGCTGCTGCTCGCAAGGCGTTACCCTATTACGCCCGGACTTCCGTTGCCGAGCGCATCGCGTTGCTGAAACGCGTCGTGTCGATCTATGAACGTCGTCAGGAAGAATTCGCCCAGGCCATGCGCATCGAGATGGGTTCGCCCATCACGTTTTCCCGCAAGTTCCAGGTGCCACGCGGCTGGCTGCACCTGAATCAACTGATCGAGGTGCTGCAACGCTTTCAGTTCGAAGAGGCTCAGGGCAGTACGCTGATTCGCCACGAACCGGTGGGTGTCTGTGGCCTGATCACGCCGTGGAACTGGCCGATCAACCAGATCGTGGTCAAGGTCGGTCCGGCCCTCGCGGCAGGCTGCACCATGGTGCTCAAGCCCAGTGAATACTCGCCGTTGAGCAGCCTGCTGTTCGCCGAAGTTCTGGACGAGGCGGGCGTGCCACCGGGGGTGTTCAACCTGGTCAACGGTGACGGGCCGGGTGTCGGCGCGGCGCTGTCGGCCCACCCGGACATCGACATGCTGTCGTTCACTGGTTCAACCCGCGCCGGGGTGCTGGTGGCCAAATCCGCTGCTGACACCGTGAAGCGCGTGGCGCAGGAGTTGGGCGGCAAGTCAGCCAATATTCTGCTCGACGACGTCAATCTGCAGGATGCCGTGACTCGCGGTGTCGCCGCGTGTTTCACCAACAGCGGCCAGTCCTGTTCGATCCCGACGCGCATGCTGATCCCGCGCAGCCTGATGGACGACGCGATCCAGATCGCCAGAACCGCCGCCGAAGGCTACAGCGTTGGCGCGACGACGGACGAAAGCACGCAACTCGGCCCGCTGGTCAATCGCGCGCAATTCCGTCGGGTGCAGACGTTGATTCAAAGTGGCATCGACGAAGGCGCGCAATTGGTCACCGGGGGCGTTGGCCTGCCGAGCGGTATCGAGAAGGGCTACTACGCCAAGCCAACGGTGTTCGCTTACGTGGCATCGGGCATGACCATCGCCCAGGAAGAGATCTTCGGGCCGGTGCTGTCGATGATCCCTTACGACAGCGAGGCCGATGCGATTGCCATCGCCAACGGCACCCACTACGGACTGGCGGCGTACGTGCAATCCGGCGATCAGGAACGCGCCCGTCGCGTCGCCCGCCAATTGCAGGCCGGCAGCGTTCACCTGAACTATCCGCCCGCCGATTTCGCCGCGCCGTTTGGCGGGGTGAAGCGCTCCGGCAATGGCCGCGAATGGGGCGAATACGGCTTGCGCGAGTACTTGGAAGTCAAATCATTGGTGGGCTACGGCAACTGA
- a CDS encoding carboxymuconolactone decarboxylase family protein, with protein MSDNERFNQGFNNRKEVLGDRHVEKSWAAADDFNRPMQKMVTEVCWGEIWGDPTLSFKTRSIINIAMLTAMSQHHELGIHIRGALRNGVTQDEIRAVLMQAAVYCGAPLGLAAFRVASEAIKAFEAETAAN; from the coding sequence ATGAGTGACAACGAACGCTTCAACCAAGGTTTCAACAATCGCAAAGAAGTGCTGGGCGACCGCCATGTCGAGAAGTCCTGGGCCGCCGCCGATGACTTCAACCGGCCGATGCAGAAGATGGTCACGGAAGTCTGCTGGGGCGAGATCTGGGGCGACCCGACGCTCTCGTTCAAGACCCGCAGCATCATCAACATCGCCATGCTCACCGCCATGAGCCAGCACCATGAACTGGGCATTCACATACGCGGCGCGCTGCGCAATGGCGTGACCCAGGACGAGATTCGCGCCGTGCTGATGCAGGCGGCGGTGTACTGCGGCGCGCCGTTGGGCCTGGCGGCCTTCCGCGTGGCGTCCGAAGCGATCAAGGCCTTCGAGGCTGAAACCGCTGCCAACTGA
- a CDS encoding MFS transporter, which produces MSTYAPASSAAETEQSIEKKRRNAIKGAFFSEYIDMFDIYLPVVVLSPVLFFFQPAQLSPGMAAILASLVFITTLLGRPIGALLFGMIADKTGRRMASIYSVSGFGVVTLLIALLPGYETIGIASYWLLVLLRFVDGIFLGGGYTGAMPLAIEYSKKHQRGFVGGLIIAGFPLAYVSINLVAMLMFMLFPLDGPGSPYVVWGWRIPFVIGAVLAGVLALYYVYAVSESEIWESETGNKPREKLPLTDLIRGKSGRNLLQVLLMMTGFWLTQNIITIFLPTGLLRNTLHLSGLEVTGTLLIAYSILFFSYIASGMIGQKIGRRRFFIVLGPIIATVGAAIMYVLANVQDLSLPVIITLVCVLSVLVTAPWGVIVTYINERFVTDVRATGFGVGFSLSVIIPSFYAFYMAWLGEFMPFTVTPAVLLVIGGVIATIGAYMGPETKDVDF; this is translated from the coding sequence ATGAGCACATACGCCCCAGCCAGCTCGGCGGCTGAAACCGAACAGTCGATCGAGAAGAAGAGAAGGAACGCCATCAAGGGCGCGTTTTTCTCCGAATACATCGACATGTTCGACATCTACTTGCCGGTGGTGGTGTTGTCCCCGGTGCTGTTCTTCTTCCAACCTGCGCAACTGTCGCCCGGCATGGCCGCGATTCTCGCCTCGCTGGTGTTCATCACCACGCTGCTGGGCCGTCCCATCGGCGCCTTGCTGTTCGGCATGATCGCCGACAAGACCGGTCGCCGCATGGCCTCGATCTACTCGGTGTCCGGCTTCGGCGTGGTCACGTTGCTGATCGCCTTGCTACCGGGCTACGAGACCATCGGCATCGCCTCGTATTGGCTGCTGGTGCTGTTGCGCTTCGTCGACGGGATCTTCCTTGGCGGCGGCTACACCGGCGCGATGCCCTTGGCCATTGAATATTCGAAGAAGCACCAGCGCGGCTTCGTCGGCGGCTTGATCATCGCCGGGTTCCCGCTGGCCTACGTCTCCATCAACCTGGTGGCGATGCTGATGTTCATGCTGTTCCCCCTCGACGGCCCCGGTTCGCCGTACGTGGTATGGGGCTGGCGCATTCCGTTCGTGATTGGCGCGGTGCTGGCCGGTGTGCTCGCGCTGTACTACGTGTACGCCGTGTCGGAATCGGAAATCTGGGAAAGCGAAACCGGCAACAAACCCCGCGAGAAGCTGCCGCTCACTGACCTGATCCGAGGCAAAAGCGGCCGCAACTTGCTGCAAGTGTTGCTGATGATGACCGGCTTCTGGCTGACCCAAAACATCATCACCATCTTCCTGCCCACCGGGTTGCTGCGGAACACCTTGCACCTTTCGGGGCTTGAGGTGACCGGTACGCTGCTGATCGCCTATTCGATCCTGTTTTTCAGCTACATCGCCTCGGGCATGATCGGTCAGAAAATCGGCCGTCGTCGCTTCTTCATTGTGCTCGGCCCGATCATCGCCACTGTGGGCGCCGCGATCATGTACGTGCTGGCTAACGTTCAGGACCTGAGTCTGCCGGTGATCATCACCCTGGTCTGCGTGCTGTCGGTGCTGGTGACCGCACCGTGGGGCGTGATCGTGACCTACATCAACGAGCGTTTCGTGACCGACGTGCGCGCCACCGGCTTCGGTGTCGGCTTCAGCCTGTCGGTGATCATCCCGTCGTTCTACGCCTTTTACATGGCCTGGCTGGGCGAATTCATGCCGTTCACCGTGACCCCGGCCGTGCTGCTGGTGATCGGCGGCGTGATCGCCACCATCGGCGCCTACATGGGGCCGGAAACCAAAGACGTGGATTTCTAG
- a CDS encoding NAD(P)-dependent oxidoreductase produces the protein MNSKTVGFIGLGNMGGRMTRCLVNAGLNVLGYDTDAERVKAAGAQAAKSIADVASEAGVVLLSLPDSKVVEAVVEGPNGLLAHCREGQVVVDLSTAAASSTIRLHGLFAERGVQYVDAGISGGAAAAEKGALTLMVGGDAATVDALAWVFEPIASKVFLMGESGAGHTTKLLNNFLNAVSLAATAEVMVAGKKAGLDLHRLLDVLNSSSGVNFATQNRFPHIVDGNYLEGGLTGKLMSKDVVLYLDRVRELGVASLNASGPLASFGLQTALGYGDLISNRVVDAIGDMSGGVRLHESAKGKTGEKA, from the coding sequence GTGAATAGCAAAACTGTGGGTTTCATTGGCTTGGGCAACATGGGCGGGCGCATGACGCGCTGCCTGGTGAACGCCGGGTTGAACGTGCTCGGTTATGACACCGACGCTGAGCGGGTCAAGGCGGCCGGGGCGCAGGCGGCGAAGTCCATCGCCGACGTGGCGTCCGAAGCAGGCGTGGTGCTGCTGTCGTTGCCTGACAGCAAAGTGGTGGAGGCGGTCGTCGAAGGGCCAAACGGTCTGTTGGCGCACTGCCGCGAAGGGCAGGTTGTCGTTGATCTGAGCACGGCGGCGGCGAGTTCGACCATTCGCCTGCATGGCCTGTTTGCCGAGCGCGGTGTGCAGTACGTCGACGCCGGGATTTCCGGCGGCGCGGCGGCGGCGGAGAAGGGCGCGCTGACCCTGATGGTCGGGGGCGATGCCGCGACGGTGGACGCCCTGGCCTGGGTGTTCGAACCCATCGCCAGCAAGGTGTTTCTGATGGGCGAGAGCGGCGCCGGGCACACCACCAAACTGCTGAATAATTTCCTCAACGCGGTGAGCCTCGCGGCCACCGCCGAGGTGATGGTGGCGGGCAAGAAAGCGGGCCTCGATCTGCATCGTTTGCTGGACGTGCTGAACAGCAGCAGCGGGGTGAACTTCGCCACGCAGAACCGTTTCCCCCACATCGTCGACGGCAATTACCTGGAAGGCGGCCTGACCGGCAAATTGATGAGCAAGGACGTGGTGCTGTACCTCGACCGCGTGCGCGAACTGGGCGTCGCGTCCCTCAATGCATCGGGGCCGCTGGCCAGTTTCGGCCTGCAAACGGCGCTGGGTTACGGCGACCTGATCAGCAACCGAGTGGTGGACGCCATCGGCGACATGTCTGGTGGGGTGCGTCTGCACGAATCGGCCAAAGGCAAGACAGGAGAGAAGGCATGA
- a CDS encoding cupin domain-containing protein translates to MKVFHGAVEGAISEQRGATFTGVVWADPVMPTTDGVTINNVSFNPGARTFWHHHEVGQVLYVTAGSGWICLEGSDPQPIRQGDTVWIGPNERHWHGANTKNFMVHTATSIGKTVWQEAVADEDYLRSAD, encoded by the coding sequence ATGAAGGTTTTTCACGGCGCCGTCGAAGGCGCGATTTCAGAGCAACGTGGCGCGACGTTCACTGGCGTGGTCTGGGCCGACCCGGTGATGCCGACCACCGATGGCGTGACCATCAACAACGTGTCGTTCAACCCCGGCGCCCGCACGTTCTGGCATCACCATGAGGTCGGGCAGGTGCTGTACGTGACGGCGGGCAGCGGCTGGATTTGCCTGGAAGGCAGCGACCCACAGCCGATCCGTCAGGGCGACACGGTGTGGATCGGCCCGAACGAACGGCATTGGCACGGCGCGAATACCAAGAACTTCATGGTCCACACCGCGACCTCCATCGGCAAGACCGTGTGGCAGGAAGCCGTGGCGGATGAGGATTATTTGCGGTCTGCGGATTGA
- a CDS encoding carboxymuconolactone decarboxylase family protein, which translates to MSLTEKQQQAKTAFTRHGTWNEGWDSLLRLDPGFVEAYANFASVPWQNNHLPNKVKCFIALVASANATHLFQPGIEEHIQAALKHGATREELTEVLELISTVGIHASNVGVPVLLEVLEEEGMRNGPEPLDARREALKASFIENRGYWHPSWEGLLELDPEMFETYVEFSSVPWRTGVLEPKVKELMYCAFDAAATHLYVPGLKLHMRNALRYGATKEEIMEMLEIVSVIGIHGAQMAAPILEQALNARARDAR; encoded by the coding sequence ATGAGCCTCACCGAAAAACAACAACAGGCCAAAACCGCGTTTACGCGACATGGCACGTGGAATGAAGGCTGGGACAGTCTGTTGCGTCTGGACCCCGGTTTTGTCGAGGCGTATGCGAATTTTGCGTCGGTACCGTGGCAGAACAATCACCTGCCGAACAAGGTCAAGTGCTTCATCGCGCTGGTCGCCAGTGCCAACGCCACGCACCTGTTTCAGCCCGGTATTGAGGAACACATTCAGGCTGCGCTCAAGCACGGCGCCACCCGCGAGGAACTGACCGAAGTGCTGGAGCTGATCAGCACCGTCGGCATTCACGCGTCCAACGTCGGTGTTCCGGTGTTGCTGGAAGTGCTGGAAGAAGAGGGCATGCGCAATGGTCCTGAACCCCTCGACGCCCGGCGCGAGGCGCTAAAGGCCAGCTTCATCGAGAACCGTGGCTACTGGCATCCGTCTTGGGAAGGGCTGCTGGAGCTGGACCCCGAGATGTTCGAGACCTACGTCGAATTTTCGTCGGTGCCGTGGCGCACCGGCGTGCTGGAACCCAAGGTCAAGGAATTGATGTATTGCGCGTTCGACGCTGCTGCCACGCACCTCTACGTGCCGGGCCTCAAGCTGCACATGCGCAATGCCCTGCGTTACGGCGCGACCAAGGAAGAGATCATGGAAATGCTGGAGATCGTCAGCGTGATCGGCATCCACGGTGCGCAAATGGCCGCGCCGATCCTGGAGCAGGCACTCAACGCGAGGGCCCGCGACGCCCGATGA
- a CDS encoding MFS transporter has product MNAAASIGARLDRLSLSGFHYRLLGLIAAGMFFDSFDIYIAGSVLAALINSHESTLALNATFVSVTFIGMMSGAWLSGVLGDRYGRRFTYQFNLGIYGFASIAAALSPNMYWLIFFRLVMGVGMGAEIVVGYGTLSEFIPAAWRGRFGTILNLIINTSLFLAAFLGWLIIPRFGWRWMFAIAGVGALIVWFLRKNMPESPRWLASQGRQEEAEKIVANIESRCGVEPGSAVPVTITARDDTPPARIRDLFSRRLLTRTITGITVLVALFTVNYAFVSWIPTFLVQQGHSVSNSLGLTTLMFAGGPLGSLIAFALAERLGRKWGIVLFSLVGIGFGVSYPFAETETAIIAAGFAITACIYVLSSLSVASYVPELFPTELRLRGAGLCNAIGRGVNILVPYAIASVFAGFGIVGVISLIVGTLLLQAIIVGSIGPETKNRSLEDIAVAPLPVVAAGQEKPHEIKT; this is encoded by the coding sequence ATGAACGCAGCAGCCAGCATTGGCGCGCGCCTGGACCGGTTATCGCTTTCGGGCTTTCACTACCGTCTGCTCGGCCTGATCGCCGCCGGGATGTTTTTCGACTCCTTCGACATCTACATCGCCGGGTCGGTACTCGCCGCGTTGATCAACAGCCATGAATCCACACTGGCACTGAACGCGACATTCGTCTCGGTGACCTTCATCGGCATGATGTCCGGCGCATGGCTGTCCGGCGTGTTGGGCGACCGCTACGGACGACGCTTCACCTACCAGTTCAACCTCGGGATCTACGGCTTCGCGTCGATTGCCGCCGCGCTGTCCCCCAACATGTACTGGCTGATCTTCTTCCGGTTGGTGATGGGCGTCGGCATGGGCGCCGAGATCGTCGTCGGCTATGGCACCTTGAGCGAATTCATCCCCGCCGCTTGGCGCGGGCGCTTCGGCACCATCCTCAACCTGATCATCAACACCTCGCTGTTTCTCGCGGCCTTCCTCGGCTGGCTGATCATCCCGCGCTTCGGCTGGCGCTGGATGTTTGCCATCGCGGGCGTGGGCGCGCTGATCGTCTGGTTCCTGCGGAAGAACATGCCGGAATCGCCACGCTGGTTGGCGTCCCAAGGGCGTCAGGAAGAGGCCGAGAAGATCGTGGCGAATATCGAAAGCCGCTGCGGCGTCGAGCCTGGCAGTGCCGTGCCGGTGACGATCACGGCGCGCGACGACACACCGCCCGCCCGGATTCGCGACCTGTTTTCCCGCCGCCTGCTGACCCGCACCATCACCGGCATCACCGTGCTGGTGGCGTTGTTCACCGTTAACTACGCTTTCGTCAGCTGGATTCCGACCTTTCTGGTGCAGCAGGGCCATAGCGTCTCCAACTCCCTGGGGCTGACCACCCTGATGTTCGCCGGAGGGCCGCTGGGGTCGTTGATTGCCTTCGCCTTGGCAGAACGGCTGGGACGCAAATGGGGCATCGTGCTGTTCTCGCTGGTGGGCATCGGTTTTGGCGTGAGCTACCCCTTCGCCGAGACCGAAACCGCGATCATCGCCGCCGGCTTCGCGATCACCGCGTGCATCTACGTGCTGTCGTCGTTGAGCGTGGCGAGTTACGTGCCTGAGCTGTTCCCGACCGAACTGCGCTTGCGCGGTGCCGGGTTGTGCAATGCCATCGGGCGTGGCGTGAACATCCTCGTGCCTTATGCCATCGCATCGGTGTTCGCCGGTTTCGGCATCGTCGGCGTGATCTCGCTGATCGTCGGCACGCTGCTGTTGCAAGCCATCATCGTCGGCTCGATCGGCCCGGAAACCAAGAACCGATCACTGGAAGACATCGCCGTGGCGCCGCTGCCGGTGGTGGCAGCGGGGCAAGAAAAGCCTCACGAAATCAAGACCTGA